In Spiroplasma chinense, a single window of DNA contains:
- a CDS encoding triphosphoribosyl-dephospho-CoA synthase — MRNLYSSLMLRAIKTEYSFFPSLGLVSKKNSGSHKDMNFKTFQKSYKAFIPYFKEIDNNLESINTFNQLKQIGFKYEQIMFKKTKDINTHKGLIFCCGIFYFCFKKSKMLSLDFETYLLQFCKELSRIPRPVSKSNSMVEKYNLKHAIDYAIEGYKIVFETYMFYKKLNIKDENIKLFTTLIHLTINLDDTTLINKIGFENWLEIKQSYIKVENQLINNELTFEEILEINQQAINNNISPGGCADILVLVIFLDLINYS; from the coding sequence ATGAGAAATTTATATAGTTCTTTAATGTTAAGAGCCATTAAAACTGAATATAGTTTCTTTCCCTCACTAGGTTTAGTTAGTAAAAAGAATTCAGGTTCTCATAAAGATATGAACTTTAAAACTTTTCAAAAAAGTTATAAAGCTTTCATTCCATATTTTAAGGAAATTGATAATAATTTAGAATCAATAAATACTTTTAATCAATTAAAACAAATTGGTTTTAAATACGAACAAATTATGTTTAAAAAGACTAAGGATATAAATACTCATAAAGGATTAATATTTTGTTGCGGCATTTTTTATTTTTGTTTTAAAAAATCAAAAATGCTTTCTTTAGATTTTGAAACTTATCTATTACAATTTTGTAAAGAACTTTCAAGAATTCCAAGACCTGTATCCAAATCAAATTCTATGGTAGAGAAATATAATTTAAAACATGCAATTGATTATGCAATTGAAGGTTACAAAATTGTTTTTGAAACCTATATGTTTTACAAGAAATTAAATATTAAAGATGAAAACATAAAACTTTTTACAACACTAATACATCTCACAATTAATTTAGACGACACAACTTTGATAAATAAAATTGGTTTTGAAAATTGACTAGAAATCAAACAAAGCTATATCAAAGTTGAAAATCAGTTAATTAACAACGAATTAACATTTGAAGAAATACTCGAAATAAATCAACAAGCAATAAATAACAATATTTCTCCAGGTGGTTGTGCAGATATTTTAGTTCTAGTTATTTTTCTAGATCTAATTAATTATTCTTAA
- a CDS encoding bifunctional 4-hydroxy-2-oxoglutarate aldolase/2-dehydro-3-deoxy-phosphogluconate aldolase, translating to MSEIQKHIEKLEKHKISTIIRTDDFDHAYNIVKASNEAGIKFVEITLTIPNALELIKKCSIDFPELSVGAGTVITMEDAKNSLEYGAEYLVSPIAIPEVVEWAKEQDVLCIAGALTPTEMHTLWKAGADLIKFYPATSMPLDYIKLIHNPMPEYKFLATGGIDYNNILDYINAGCIAAGVTADLGGAAKTVSYEELVTIAKKYVEKVNSIK from the coding sequence ATGAGTGAGATACAAAAACATATTGAAAAGTTAGAGAAGCATAAAATTTCTACAATAATTAGAACTGATGATTTTGATCATGCATACAATATTGTTAAAGCTTCAAATGAAGCGGGAATAAAGTTTGTCGAGATTACTCTAACAATACCAAATGCACTAGAATTAATTAAAAAATGTAGTATTGATTTCCCAGAACTAAGTGTGGGGGCAGGAACTGTGATTACAATGGAAGATGCTAAAAATTCTTTAGAGTATGGTGCAGAATATTTGGTTTCACCAATAGCTATACCAGAAGTTGTTGAATGAGCAAAAGAACAAGATGTATTGTGCATTGCTGGAGCTTTAACTCCAACTGAAATGCATACACTTTGAAAAGCGGGTGCTGATTTAATCAAGTTTTATCCAGCAACTTCAATGCCATTAGATTACATTAAATTAATTCATAATCCTATGCCAGAATACAAATTCTTGGCAACTGGAGGTATTGATTATAACAATATTTTAGATTATATAAATGCAGGTTGTATTGCTGCAGGAGTTACAGCAGATTTAGGTGGAGCTGCAAAAACAGTTTCTTATGAAGAACTTGTAACTATTGCCAAAAAATATGTTGAAAAAGTAAATTCAATAAAATAA
- the citF gene encoding citrate lyase subunit alpha translates to MEKPILTKEYLEKNFKNTGTNLVPYQPKEVRTSTFSSNLKELPNKGIVRDKVVDLETAIKNSGLQNGMTISFHHHFRNGDKTVKVVMEVIKKLGIKDLTVASSSFTDAHNFLGQYIKDGYVKALQSSGCRDELGEFISAGNCETPLIIRSHGGRARAIESGDLKIDVAFMAASASDCMGNANGMMGKSRCGSLGYAMVDAQYAKTTIILTDNLVEYPNSVISIPQNHVDYVVEVDEIGDSKGIMSGAIRLTTNPKEEIIAENITKVIVNSSLFKNDFSIQMGSGGASLSAVKYLKKHMIEKGVVASYALGGITSHQVSMYKEGLVKRILDTQCFDLAAVESIYENNDHIEISASMYANPHNKSPFVNNLDFVILSALEVDINFNVNVMTGSDGVIRGASGGHSDTAEAAKISIVCLPLIRGRMSCVVDKVNTIITPGNTVDVIVTDFGIAVNPLRKDLLDEFSKAGVKLKSLQEMRDFAEGIVGKAKPIEWDYNRPVAIVEARDGSVLDIIYKRKG, encoded by the coding sequence ATGGAAAAACCGATTTTAACAAAAGAGTATCTAGAAAAAAACTTTAAAAATACTGGAACTAATTTAGTTCCTTATCAACCAAAAGAAGTTAGAACTTCAACATTTAGTTCTAATTTAAAAGAACTTCCTAACAAAGGAATTGTAAGAGATAAAGTTGTAGATCTTGAAACTGCTATAAAGAATAGTGGACTTCAAAATGGTATGACAATTTCTTTCCATCACCATTTCAGAAATGGAGATAAAACAGTTAAAGTTGTAATGGAAGTTATTAAAAAACTTGGAATAAAAGATTTGACAGTTGCAAGTAGTAGTTTTACAGATGCACACAATTTTTTAGGACAATATATTAAAGATGGTTATGTAAAAGCTTTGCAATCATCTGGTTGTAGAGATGAATTGGGTGAATTTATTTCTGCTGGTAATTGTGAAACGCCTTTAATAATTAGAAGTCACGGAGGAAGAGCAAGAGCTATTGAATCTGGTGATTTAAAAATTGATGTAGCTTTTATGGCAGCAAGTGCAAGTGATTGTATGGGTAATGCAAATGGTATGATGGGAAAATCTCGTTGTGGAAGTTTGGGTTATGCAATGGTTGATGCACAATATGCAAAAACAACAATCATATTAACTGATAACTTAGTAGAATATCCAAATAGTGTAATTTCAATTCCACAAAATCATGTGGATTATGTAGTTGAAGTTGATGAAATTGGTGATTCAAAAGGAATTATGAGTGGTGCTATTAGGTTAACCACTAATCCCAAAGAAGAAATAATTGCAGAAAACATTACCAAAGTTATTGTTAACTCAAGTTTATTTAAAAATGATTTCTCAATTCAAATGGGAAGTGGAGGGGCTTCACTTTCGGCTGTAAAGTATTTAAAAAAACATATGATTGAAAAAGGTGTTGTTGCAAGTTATGCACTTGGAGGTATAACTTCACATCAAGTTTCAATGTATAAAGAAGGACTTGTTAAGAGAATTTTGGATACACAATGTTTTGATCTTGCAGCAGTAGAATCAATTTATGAAAATAATGATCATATAGAAATTTCTGCATCTATGTATGCAAACCCTCATAACAAATCACCATTCGTAAACAATTTAGATTTTGTAATTTTAAGTGCATTAGAAGTTGACATAAACTTTAATGTAAATGTTATGACAGGTAGTGATGGGGTAATTCGAGGAGCTTCAGGAGGACATTCAGATACAGCTGAAGCTGCAAAAATTTCAATAGTATGTTTACCGTTGATTCGAGGAAGAATGAGTTGTGTTGTTGATAAAGTAAACACAATTATTACTCCTGGAAATACAGTTGATGTTATTGTGACCGACTTTGGTATTGCGGTAAATCCTTTAAGAAAAGATTTACTTGATGAATTTTCTAAAGCTGGAGTAAAATTAAAAAGTCTACAAGAAATGAGAGACTTTGCTGAAGGTATTGTTGGAAAAGCAAAACCTATAGAATGAGATTATAATAGACCTGTTGCGATAGTTGAAGCAAGGGACGGGTCGGTATTAGATATCATTTATAAAAGAAAGGGATAA
- a CDS encoding aldolase/citrate lyase family protein, with the protein MVKFDRVKPRKHMLFVPADRPSLYRDSVFYKPDTIMFDLEDAVAYSEKDAARMLLIEILNDIDYNASGIETCVRINGLDTEFFEKDIEACIKAKANMIRLPKAETVDDVNQLVALMEKYEKENNLDYKLKIFIAFESALGILNAFEVAKASDRIVGIALGGMDYLLDLKGSRLPNREELLYARQHLVHVGRALKLDVFDVVYGNTSDDQGFINEFKFIKSLGFDGKSVIHPNQIRLINEVYKPTQEQLEYALEMKEAFEESVKLGKGVFLFKGNMVDKPVVEKQLEIIELAKEFDMEGAL; encoded by the coding sequence ATGGTTAAATTTGATAGAGTAAAACCTAGAAAACATATGTTATTTGTTCCTGCAGATCGACCTTCACTTTATAGAGATTCAGTCTTCTATAAACCAGACACAATTATGTTTGATTTAGAAGATGCTGTTGCATACTCAGAAAAAGATGCAGCAAGAATGTTATTAATAGAAATATTAAACGATATAGATTACAATGCAAGTGGAATTGAAACTTGTGTAAGAATTAATGGCTTAGATACTGAATTTTTTGAAAAAGATATTGAAGCTTGTATAAAAGCAAAAGCAAATATGATTAGGCTTCCAAAAGCAGAAACTGTTGATGATGTAAATCAACTAGTTGCTTTAATGGAAAAATATGAAAAAGAAAATAATTTAGATTATAAACTAAAAATATTTATAGCCTTTGAAAGTGCTTTGGGTATATTGAATGCATTTGAAGTTGCCAAAGCAAGCGACAGAATTGTTGGTATTGCTCTTGGAGGAATGGACTACTTACTTGACTTAAAAGGGAGTAGATTGCCAAATCGTGAAGAATTATTATATGCTCGCCAACATTTAGTTCATGTTGGAAGAGCTTTAAAATTGGATGTATTTGACGTAGTTTATGGAAATACATCAGATGATCAAGGATTTATTAATGAATTCAAATTTATAAAATCACTTGGATTTGATGGTAAATCTGTAATTCACCCAAACCAAATTCGATTAATTAATGAAGTTTATAAACCAACACAAGAACAATTAGAATATGCTCTTGAAATGAAAGAAGCTTTTGAAGAAAGTGTAAAACTTGGAAAAGGTGTTTTCTTATTCAAAGGTAACATGGTAGATAAACCAGTTGTTGAAAAGCAACTTGAAATTATTGAATTAGCAAAAGAATTTGATATGGAGGGTGCTTTATAA
- a CDS encoding citrate lyase holo-[acyl-carrier protein] synthase codes for MLELILAAREKRTLLLQNKLSNYDFIVTFGLNIPGDQKLGADKEAFIKKYFFEYVSFINKTYDSLNYEAVVDSAGYMYYVWFNDADAYEVKKLSLKFEQRIGDVSSLIDIDVYLDINNKISRQNLAGFPRKCFMCDQPAKVCAFKQTHPYEELVAFANKKMSEETSFVLPHEYIFDDIINEILKGNYLPGDRLKELELVNIYKVSRTKIRDVLKELESSGVVVTKKSMGAVVKKLTTDEVMELTNLRIKIKEILFLDVFENLNKNGYYIVENIKRNLKKMDVNNYDLVKKWNTQFYVRLFSISNKEYTKKIFKGLEMVFGNINYQINKKILEGGFNMRDYHLRICDAIMDENFEDYQKVLSDYFATLKDLILNLDE; via the coding sequence ATGTTAGAATTAATTTTAGCGGCAAGAGAAAAGAGAACACTACTCTTACAAAATAAACTGTCAAATTATGATTTTATTGTAACTTTCGGTTTAAATATCCCAGGTGATCAAAAGTTGGGTGCAGACAAAGAAGCGTTCATAAAAAAATATTTTTTTGAATATGTTTCTTTTATAAATAAAACATATGATTCTCTTAATTATGAAGCTGTAGTTGACTCAGCAGGTTACATGTACTATGTATGATTTAATGATGCTGATGCATACGAAGTGAAAAAATTATCGTTAAAATTTGAACAAAGAATTGGAGACGTTAGCTCTTTAATTGATATTGATGTTTATTTAGACATAAATAATAAAATATCTAGACAAAACCTTGCAGGTTTTCCACGTAAATGTTTTATGTGTGATCAACCTGCAAAGGTTTGTGCTTTTAAACAAACTCATCCCTATGAAGAATTGGTAGCCTTTGCAAATAAAAAAATGTCTGAGGAAACCAGTTTTGTTTTGCCGCATGAATATATTTTTGATGACATTATAAATGAAATCTTAAAAGGAAATTATTTACCAGGAGATAGATTAAAAGAACTTGAACTTGTAAATATTTATAAAGTTAGTAGAACAAAAATTAGAGATGTATTAAAAGAATTAGAGAGTAGTGGCGTTGTAGTTACAAAAAAATCTATGGGAGCTGTTGTAAAAAAACTTACAACAGACGAAGTCATGGAACTTACTAATTTAAGAATTAAAATAAAAGAAATTCTCTTTTTGGATGTTTTTGAAAACTTAAATAAGAATGGTTATTATATAGTTGAAAACATTAAAAGAAATTTAAAAAAAATGGATGTAAACAATTACGATCTTGTAAAAAAATGAAACACACAATTTTATGTAAGACTATTTTCTATATCTAATAAAGAATATACTAAAAAAATATTTAAAGGATTAGAAATGGTTTTTGGTAATATAAATTACCAAATTAATAAAAAAATTCTAGAAGGTGGTTTTAATATGAGAGACTATCATTTAAGAATATGTGATGCCATTATGGATGAAAATTTCGAAGACTATCAAAAAGTTTTATCTGATTATTTTGCAACATTGAAAGATTTAATTTTAAATCTTGATGAGTAA